Proteins encoded together in one Marinobacter sp. Arc7-DN-1 window:
- a CDS encoding PQQ-dependent sugar dehydrogenase — translation MTPYIPALLFSTINRSLIGADEADFQLETVAQDLENPWSLAFLPDGSSRNFAGRMEFNREGNLYVAVGDRGEMGRAQDTADDRK, via the coding sequence TTGACGCCCTATATACCCGCACTGCTATTCTCAACCATCAACCGTTCATTAATTGGCGCCGACGAGGCGGATTTCCAGCTGGAAACCGTGGCGCAGGACCTTGAAAACCCATGGAGTCTCGCCTTTCTGCCGGATGGCTCCAGCCGGAACTTTGCCGGGCGCATGGAATTTAATCGGGAAGGCAACCTGTATGTGGCCGTGGGTGACCGGGGAGAGATGGGCCGCGCCCAGGACACCGCTGACGATAGAAAATAG
- a CDS encoding DUF6064 family protein, translated as MTGADWLSYSLQDFVMFGPQVFLRLFVRINQDLWPWQLLAVVVAIGIPVLFLKPDLRARRLAVGLMAVAWAGSGYGFLVGYFSPINWPAAWFGWAFVAQGALLAAAAFFGAVHGQTPQPKQLAVFWLAAVCGLPWLAVADSGDWQSLALFGVAPGTTAATGALVLALVTGPWRWLYLPLLVLWSLFSAATLWVLQTWWLLITPVATLLFVGAGFWFSPRPEQSLD; from the coding sequence GTGACGGGCGCTGACTGGCTGAGCTACTCGTTGCAGGATTTCGTGATGTTCGGGCCGCAGGTGTTTCTGCGGCTGTTTGTCCGGATCAATCAGGATCTCTGGCCCTGGCAATTGCTGGCTGTGGTGGTTGCCATCGGTATACCCGTGCTGTTTCTGAAACCGGATCTCCGGGCCCGGCGGTTGGCCGTCGGGCTGATGGCAGTAGCCTGGGCAGGGAGTGGTTACGGATTTCTCGTGGGCTACTTTAGCCCCATCAACTGGCCGGCGGCGTGGTTTGGCTGGGCCTTTGTGGCGCAGGGCGCCCTGCTCGCAGCCGCCGCGTTTTTCGGGGCTGTCCATGGGCAAACGCCGCAGCCGAAGCAGCTTGCTGTCTTCTGGCTGGCGGCAGTGTGTGGTTTGCCCTGGTTGGCGGTGGCTGATTCCGGCGATTGGCAGTCGCTGGCGTTGTTTGGGGTGGCGCCGGGTACCACGGCAGCCACTGGCGCATTGGTGCTCGCCCTGGTGACCGGGCCCTGGCGGTGGCTTTACCTGCCGCTGCTGGTGCTGTGGAGTCTGTTCAGCGCGGCCACGCTCTGGGTGCTGCAAACCTGGTGGTTGCTCATTACCCCAGTGGCCACGCTGCTGTTCGTTGGCGCCGGGTTCTGGTTCAGTCCCAGGCCGGAGCAAAGTCTGGATTAG
- a CDS encoding GFA family protein: MYTGHCLCGDISFEYDGPLGPVALCHCSQCRRAHGSAFSASAPVQKVRFRFISGEDRITEFESRPGKFRGFCSCCGSQLYSRVDAIPGILRLRVGWVNEPLGKGPARHVFVGSKSDWFEITDELPQFEKTERTNDPH; encoded by the coding sequence ATGTACACCGGCCATTGCCTCTGTGGCGACATCAGCTTTGAATACGATGGCCCCCTTGGCCCCGTTGCCCTGTGCCACTGCAGCCAGTGTCGGCGGGCACACGGCAGTGCCTTTTCAGCCAGTGCGCCGGTACAGAAGGTGCGGTTCCGTTTCATTTCCGGCGAAGACAGGATTACCGAGTTCGAGTCACGCCCCGGCAAGTTCCGGGGCTTCTGCAGCTGTTGCGGCAGTCAGCTATACAGCCGCGTTGATGCCATTCCCGGGATTCTCCGTCTGCGGGTCGGGTGGGTCAACGAACCCCTGGGCAAGGGCCCGGCCCGGCATGTTTTTGTCGGCTCAAAATCCGACTGGTTCGAGATTACCGACGAGCTGCCACAGTTCGAGAAGACCGAGCGAACCAACGATCCTCACTGA
- a CDS encoding YaiI/YqxD family protein: MPIWVDADACPVPIREILCRAATRWQIDTTFIANHIITLPPSPYIKRRQVPQGFDVADNEIMDQMQKGDLVITQDIPLAAEAIEKGADVFNPRGQAFTKENIRQRLAMRNFMEEMRNAGQVTGGPAPFSQTDRKEFADKLDRWLQQNTRK; the protein is encoded by the coding sequence ATGCCAATCTGGGTCGACGCCGACGCCTGCCCCGTCCCCATCCGGGAGATCCTCTGCCGAGCCGCCACCCGTTGGCAGATCGACACCACTTTCATCGCCAACCACATCATCACCCTGCCCCCGAGCCCTTATATAAAGCGCCGACAGGTCCCCCAAGGCTTCGATGTCGCCGACAACGAAATCATGGACCAGATGCAAAAAGGCGACCTCGTCATCACCCAGGACATTCCGTTAGCAGCAGAAGCCATCGAAAAAGGCGCCGACGTTTTCAACCCCCGCGGCCAGGCCTTCACCAAAGAGAACATCCGCCAACGCCTCGCCATGCGCAACTTCATGGAAGAAATGCGCAACGCCGGCCAGGTAACCGGCGGACCGGCCCCCTTCAGCCAGACCGACCGCAAGGAATTTGCCGACAAACTGGACCGCTGGCTACAACAAAACACCCGCAAGTGA
- the dkgB gene encoding 2,5-didehydrogluconate reductase DkgB has protein sequence MSFSALPKIGMGTFRLRGNDARDAVKSALSLGYRHIDTAQMYGNEAEVGDGITSSGIPRREIFVTTKIWHDQLHASDLINSLHDSLARLKTDHVDLALIHWPSPGDEVPMKEYLGALRDAQREGLAEHIGISNFTCAQMDEAKEILGDTVIFTNQVEVHPFLANRKVVAHAQKLGIAVTGYMPLAVGKVMEDETLQRIAGERNLTPAQIAIAWVASRGVVPIPSSTRPAHQKANLDALDIELSEEEIRAIDALDRNERIANPDFAPAWD, from the coding sequence ATGTCATTCAGCGCACTTCCAAAGATCGGCATGGGAACTTTCCGGCTCAGGGGCAATGATGCCCGGGACGCCGTCAAGAGTGCCCTGTCCCTGGGCTACCGTCATATAGATACTGCCCAGATGTACGGAAACGAAGCGGAAGTGGGTGATGGCATCACTTCCAGCGGCATTCCGCGCCGCGAGATTTTTGTCACCACCAAGATCTGGCATGACCAGCTGCACGCCAGCGACCTGATCAACAGCCTGCACGACAGTCTCGCGCGGCTGAAAACCGACCATGTCGACCTGGCGCTTATTCACTGGCCATCACCGGGCGATGAAGTGCCCATGAAAGAATATCTTGGCGCCCTCAGGGATGCCCAGCGGGAAGGCCTGGCAGAGCATATCGGCATTTCCAACTTCACCTGCGCCCAAATGGATGAAGCAAAAGAGATTCTCGGCGACACCGTCATCTTTACCAACCAGGTGGAAGTCCACCCCTTCCTGGCGAACCGCAAGGTTGTGGCGCATGCGCAAAAGCTCGGCATTGCTGTAACTGGCTACATGCCATTAGCCGTCGGCAAGGTCATGGAAGACGAAACCCTGCAACGCATTGCCGGCGAACGAAACCTGACCCCGGCCCAAATCGCGATCGCCTGGGTGGCTTCGAGAGGCGTTGTGCCTATTCCCTCCTCCACCCGCCCGGCGCACCAGAAAGCCAATCTGGACGCCCTGGATATTGAGCTGAGCGAAGAGGAAATCCGCGCCATTGATGCGCTGGACCGCAACGAGCGGATCGCTAATCCAGACTTTGCTCCGGCCTGGGACTGA
- a CDS encoding zinc ribbon domain-containing protein YjdM translates to MSQLPPCPQCSSEYTYEDGVQLVCPECGHEWSEAEAAAEAAAKVIRDANGNELQDGDTVTVIKDLKVKGSSSVVKVGTKVKNIRLVEGDHDIDCKIDGIGAMKLKSEFVKKV, encoded by the coding sequence ATGTCACAGCTTCCCCCATGCCCGCAGTGCAGTTCCGAGTATACTTACGAGGACGGCGTCCAGCTTGTTTGTCCCGAATGCGGGCATGAATGGTCCGAGGCGGAGGCCGCGGCTGAAGCGGCCGCGAAGGTAATTCGGGATGCCAACGGGAATGAACTTCAGGACGGTGACACGGTTACTGTTATCAAGGATCTGAAGGTCAAGGGCTCCAGTTCCGTGGTGAAGGTTGGCACCAAGGTGAAGAATATCCGGCTTGTGGAGGGCGATCACGATATCGACTGCAAGATCGATGGCATCGGTGCTATGAAACTAAAATCGGAATTCGTCAAGAAAGTCTGA